In Gammaproteobacteria bacterium (ex Lamellibrachia satsuma), a single genomic region encodes these proteins:
- a CDS encoding zinc-finger domain-containing protein — protein MTQASTQSYGQEVIKVSRNDLPLSCPRTSDAVASMHPKVFLPIEKTGSAVCPYCGAHYQLTD, from the coding sequence ATGACACAAGCAAGTACCCAGTCCTATGGACAGGAAGTGATCAAGGTATCGCGCAACGATCTGCCGTTGAGCTGCCCCCGTACCAGTGATGCTGTTGCAAGCATGCACCCAAAGGTATTCCTGCCCATCGAAAAAACCGGTAGTGCGGTCTGTCCCTATTGTGGCGCGCACTATCAATTGACTGACTGA
- the waaF gene encoding lipopolysaccharide heptosyltransferase II: protein MGSAHSPSARLLVVGPSWAGDMVMAQSLFKALKQRSPSVAIDVLASAWSRPLLSRMPEVDEAIDMPVGHGRLGLMDRWRLGRVLRGRYGQAILLPNSLKSALVPFFARIPQRTGWLGEMRYGLLNDFRKLDKQHLTMTVQRFVALAFPADESALPEIPPPALEVLEADARQAMLDLGLQKGTRPLLALCPGAEFGPSKRWPEGNYGELARQRIESGWDVWLFGSEKDRPVCEAVNRVAEGRCVDLSGRTRLAQAVDLLSLADAVVSNDSGLMHVAAALNRRLVAVYGSTDPGFTPPLNRRSQIVRLGLDCSPCFKRECPLGHLDCLQKMPVEMVSKALDGLPQ, encoded by the coding sequence TTGGGTTCAGCCCACTCCCCCTCTGCCCGCTTACTTGTGGTCGGCCCGTCCTGGGCCGGCGACATGGTTATGGCGCAGAGCCTGTTCAAGGCGCTGAAACAGCGCTCCCCATCTGTTGCGATCGACGTGCTTGCGTCCGCCTGGAGCCGTCCACTGCTTTCGCGTATGCCCGAGGTCGATGAAGCGATCGACATGCCCGTCGGGCATGGACGCCTGGGGTTGATGGATCGCTGGCGCCTGGGTCGTGTCTTGCGTGGGCGCTATGGACAGGCGATCCTGTTGCCCAATTCACTTAAATCCGCGCTGGTGCCGTTTTTTGCCCGTATCCCGCAACGTACCGGCTGGTTGGGAGAGATGCGCTACGGTCTGCTGAATGATTTTCGCAAACTCGACAAGCAGCATCTGACCATGACCGTGCAGCGGTTTGTTGCGCTGGCCTTTCCCGCAGATGAATCCGCTCTGCCGGAGATACCTCCCCCGGCGCTGGAGGTTCTGGAGGCGGACGCCCGGCAGGCGATGTTGGATCTCGGTCTACAGAAGGGCACACGCCCGCTGCTGGCACTCTGCCCAGGGGCGGAGTTCGGCCCCTCAAAGCGCTGGCCCGAGGGTAATTATGGTGAGCTGGCAAGGCAGCGGATCGAGTCAGGTTGGGATGTCTGGCTGTTCGGTTCCGAAAAAGACCGGCCGGTGTGTGAAGCGGTCAACCGGGTGGCGGAGGGTCGCTGTGTCGACCTGAGTGGCCGCACCCGTCTTGCACAGGCGGTGGATCTGCTTTCACTGGCTGATGCGGTAGTGAGTAATGACTCCGGCCTGATGCATGTTGCCGCTGCGCTCAACCGGCGGCTGGTGGCGGTCTATGGTTCCACTGATCCTGGTTTTACCCCGCCGTTGAACAGGCGCTCACAGATCGTTCGTCTGGGACTCGACTGCAGCCCCTGTTTCAAACGGGAGTGTCCCCTGGGGCATCTTGATTGTCTGCAGAAGATGCCGGTGGAGATGGTCTCCAAGGCGCTGGACGGGTTGCCCCAATGA
- the waaC gene encoding lipopolysaccharide heptosyltransferase I: MRVLVIKTSSLGDVVHTLPALTDAAAALSDIRFDWVVEEAFAEIPAWHPAVDKVMSVAMRRWRRSVVKTWRSGEWRAFKSAVRARRYDAVIDAQGLLKSAFISVKTHGPRFGLDQSSAREPLAALAYSHPLYIPKGLHAITRVRQLFAHALGYPMPGSDPDYGIDGGRFQQQLTDEPYLLLLHGTTWQSKHYPEQDWRSLIRLAGIAGLKVFLPWGSDVERQRAERLSEDMGNAELLPKLDLAGLAGVIAGARGVAAVDTGLAHLTGALGVPAVILYGPTRPSLTGVVGESQVNLEVDFDCAPCLKRTCVYAEAAGGDPVCFDSLAPETVFSRLAQLMSEDAQMETSSRSHYED; this comes from the coding sequence ATGAGGGTGCTGGTAATCAAAACCTCCTCTCTGGGAGACGTGGTCCATACACTGCCTGCATTGACGGATGCGGCGGCCGCACTGTCGGATATCCGCTTCGATTGGGTGGTGGAGGAGGCCTTTGCCGAAATTCCTGCATGGCATCCGGCGGTGGACAAAGTGATGTCCGTGGCCATGCGCCGCTGGCGTCGATCGGTGGTGAAGACCTGGCGCAGCGGAGAGTGGCGAGCCTTCAAATCGGCAGTCAGGGCGCGGCGTTACGATGCGGTGATCGATGCACAGGGCCTGCTGAAGAGCGCCTTCATTTCGGTAAAAACTCACGGCCCAAGGTTTGGCCTGGATCAGAGTTCGGCCCGGGAACCACTGGCGGCGCTAGCTTACTCCCATCCGCTCTATATCCCCAAGGGATTACATGCGATTACCCGGGTGCGCCAGCTGTTCGCCCATGCGCTGGGTTATCCCATGCCGGGGTCTGATCCGGATTACGGCATCGACGGCGGGCGTTTTCAACAGCAGCTGACGGATGAACCCTATCTGCTGCTTCTGCATGGAACGACCTGGCAGAGCAAACACTATCCGGAGCAGGATTGGAGGTCGCTGATCCGACTTGCCGGTATTGCCGGGTTGAAGGTCTTTCTGCCTTGGGGGAGTGATGTGGAAAGGCAACGGGCAGAGCGGCTCTCTGAAGATATGGGCAATGCAGAACTGCTGCCAAAACTCGATCTTGCAGGGCTTGCCGGTGTGATTGCCGGTGCGCGTGGTGTCGCCGCAGTGGATACCGGTCTGGCGCATCTGACTGGCGCACTTGGTGTTCCCGCTGTCATTCTCTACGGCCCCACCCGACCTTCACTCACGGGCGTAGTTGGAGAATCCCAGGTAAATCTTGAAGTCGATTTCGATTGCGCCCCCTGTTTGAAACGGACATGTGTTTATGCTGAGGCGGCTGGGGGAGATCCGGTCTGTTTTGATTCGTTGGCGCCCGAGACGGTCTTTTCCCGTCTTGCGCAGTTGATGTCAGAGGATGCTCAGATGGAGACCAGCAGCAGGAGTCATTATGAAGATTAG
- a CDS encoding glycosyltransferase, translating to MKISGFTFLRNGVLLGYPFEESIRSVLPICDEFVIALGESSDGTRERIEAIGSDKIRIIDTRWNEAMQDRGYVYAQQKMIAQFNCSGDWAFYLEGDEVLHEQDLETIRATMERHLDDSEVEALVFDYHHFYGSPDWVAISPGWYRRAPRIIRNTIRNYSPDGLFFVVMDKNKQGRYPKAAMAGTPIYHYGHVRSAARMREKIQQVSRYWGHEPPKFETYSIDPQAVRPFEGSHPAVVQPWLAAEAEKHFAPDPSHQPTRKERKHRLAMKLEGWFNMELSKKHYRLVRK from the coding sequence ATGAAGATTAGCGGGTTTACCTTTTTGCGCAACGGGGTCCTTCTGGGATATCCGTTCGAGGAGAGCATTCGTTCGGTATTGCCGATCTGCGATGAGTTTGTCATCGCACTGGGTGAAAGCAGCGATGGTACCCGAGAGCGTATCGAGGCTATCGGTAGCGACAAAATCCGTATCATCGATACCCGTTGGAATGAGGCCATGCAGGACCGGGGTTATGTCTACGCGCAGCAAAAGATGATCGCCCAGTTCAACTGCAGCGGCGACTGGGCTTTCTACCTGGAGGGTGACGAGGTGCTGCATGAGCAGGATCTGGAAACTATCCGCGCAACCATGGAGCGCCATTTGGACGACTCGGAGGTAGAGGCCCTGGTCTTCGATTATCACCACTTTTACGGCAGCCCCGACTGGGTGGCGATCAGTCCCGGTTGGTACCGTCGGGCTCCGCGCATCATCCGCAACACGATTCGCAACTACTCCCCGGACGGTCTCTTCTTCGTGGTTATGGATAAGAACAAGCAGGGGCGTTATCCAAAGGCGGCCATGGCCGGTACACCGATCTACCACTATGGACATGTCCGCAGTGCGGCGCGCATGCGGGAGAAGATCCAGCAGGTGAGCCGCTATTGGGGGCATGAGCCGCCGAAGTTCGAGACCTATTCCATTGATCCTCAGGCGGTCAGGCCTTTTGAGGGCAGCCATCCTGCGGTGGTTCAACCCTGGCTGGCTGCGGAGGCGGAGAAGCACTTTGCCCCCGATCCCAGCCACCAACCCACGCGCAAGGAGCGTAAACACCGTCTGGCGATGAAACTGGAAGGCTGGTTCAATATGGAACTGAGTAAGAAACACTACCGCTTGGTCAGGAAATAA
- a CDS encoding glycosyltransferase family 2 protein, whose translation MCPIWKENTEVNKLSVVIIVRDEAARIRPCLESVSWADEIVVLDSGSADGTLEICREYTDRVYVDSDWQGFGVQKNRVLAYATSDWVLSLDADERVSESLRAEIETVILGKGGESVYEMPRLSSYCGREMRHSGWWPDYVARLFRRGSAEFSNDLVHERLLFRGTAGRLRFPLQHQSFDSLEQVLDKVNRYSTAGAERLLAQGRKGSVGRAVLRGCWAFLRTWLFKAGFLDGREGFLLAVSNAEGVYYKYVKLYYLQQRRADESHGTPDGE comes from the coding sequence ATTTGTCCAATCTGGAAAGAGAATACGGAAGTGAACAAATTGAGCGTGGTCATCATCGTGCGTGACGAGGCGGCTCGAATCCGGCCCTGCCTGGAGTCGGTTAGCTGGGCGGATGAGATCGTGGTGCTTGATTCCGGCAGTGCTGATGGGACCCTTGAGATCTGCCGAGAGTATACCGACAGGGTATATGTCGATAGCGACTGGCAGGGTTTCGGTGTGCAGAAAAATCGCGTCCTGGCTTATGCCACCAGCGACTGGGTGCTCTCTCTGGATGCCGATGAACGGGTCAGCGAATCGTTGCGTGCCGAGATTGAAACGGTGATCCTTGGTAAAGGCGGAGAGAGTGTCTATGAGATGCCCCGGCTCTCCTCCTACTGTGGCCGGGAGATGCGACACAGTGGCTGGTGGCCCGACTATGTGGCGCGACTGTTTCGCCGGGGCAGCGCGGAGTTCAGCAATGACCTGGTGCATGAACGCCTGCTGTTCAGGGGGACGGCAGGGCGCTTGCGTTTTCCCCTGCAACATCAGAGTTTCGACTCGCTGGAGCAGGTGCTGGACAAGGTCAACCGTTACTCCACTGCGGGGGCAGAGAGACTGCTGGCACAAGGCAGGAAGGGGAGCGTTGGCCGGGCAGTTCTGCGAGGCTGTTGGGCCTTCCTCCGTACCTGGCTTTTCAAAGCCGGTTTTCTCGACGGGCGGGAGGGTTTTCTGCTCGCAGTCTCCAATGCGGAAGGGGTCTACTACAAATACGTGAAGCTGTACTACCTGCAGCAGCGCCGGGCCGATGAGTCGCACGGCACTCCGGATGGTGAGTGA
- a CDS encoding glycosyltransferase family 2 protein has protein sequence MTPAVSVIVVTYQWPKALEHVLASLARQEVPPLEVIVADDGSGPETADVVRSWQSLAPFPVHHVWQADNGFRAAAARNRAAARASGNYLLFLDGDCLAFPDFIARHWMLAESGWFLAGNRVLMNQALSTRVLDGKAEPAGWRLSDWLGARFRGEVNRLLPLLRVGDAFWRKRRAGKWQGARSCNLGIWKDDFLRVNGFDESYQGWGHEDADLVVRLMARGCQRKDGHYAVPVLHLWHREHSRDMEPENVKRLEDALAGRRVPVAERGVSQYLDEGEQIDG, from the coding sequence ATGACGCCAGCGGTGAGCGTCATAGTCGTCACCTACCAGTGGCCGAAGGCGCTGGAACATGTGCTTGCTTCCCTGGCACGTCAGGAGGTCCCGCCCCTGGAGGTTATCGTGGCCGACGACGGTTCGGGGCCGGAGACGGCAGATGTAGTGCGCAGCTGGCAGAGTCTGGCGCCGTTCCCTGTACACCATGTGTGGCAGGCCGATAACGGCTTTCGTGCAGCTGCCGCTCGAAACCGGGCGGCGGCGCGGGCAAGCGGAAACTATCTTCTGTTCCTGGACGGGGATTGTCTGGCCTTTCCCGACTTCATCGCGCGCCACTGGATGTTGGCGGAATCTGGCTGGTTCCTGGCGGGTAATCGCGTGTTGATGAATCAGGCATTGAGTACCCGCGTGCTTGATGGGAAAGCCGAACCTGCTGGCTGGAGGCTGTCCGACTGGTTGGGTGCCCGATTCCGGGGCGAGGTCAACCGGCTTCTCCCCCTGCTGCGCGTAGGGGATGCGTTCTGGCGCAAACGCCGTGCCGGGAAATGGCAGGGAGCCCGCTCCTGTAATCTGGGGATCTGGAAGGATGATTTTTTGCGGGTCAACGGATTCGATGAGAGCTATCAGGGTTGGGGGCATGAAGACGCGGATCTGGTGGTGCGTCTGATGGCCAGGGGCTGTCAACGCAAGGATGGTCACTATGCTGTACCTGTATTGCACCTGTGGCACCGGGAACACTCCAGAGACATGGAGCCCGAAAACGTGAAACGGCTTGAAGACGCCTTGGCCGGGCGGCGTGTTCCGGTGGCGGAACGAGGCGTCAGCCAGTACCTGGATGAGGGGGAGCAAATAGATGGTTGA
- a CDS encoding glycosyltransferase family 9 protein encodes MVELPYCQLLPAAKRRVPRRVLLIATRQIGDVLLATPLLRSLRRAWPETTIDVLVYARKGNMLEGNPDLDEMIEIEEHPDRGQYWQLLRRIFRRYDLAVSTLAGDRPNIYGLLAAPQRVGLVPDLRSQNTWKRWTNRGWVLLDNVYTHTVEQNLMLARVLGIEPLRRVVPPRAAVDESRLGEALGFDPALQPFAVIHPFPMWHYKRWTKAGWESVVDALAQRGLRIVITGGPEAEERAFCRELAAGYPDKVIDVSARFGFGELSMLLSRARCFIGPDTAMTHLAAANGIPTLALYGPSNPVKWGPWPKDYDSEKPPFSMASSECQRQGNVLLLQPHYEQDCVPCREEGCDRHKASFSACLQEMPAARVIDVLDQLLA; translated from the coding sequence ATGGTTGAACTGCCGTACTGCCAGCTGTTGCCCGCCGCCAAGCGCAGGGTACCCCGCCGGGTGCTGCTTATCGCCACCCGCCAGATCGGTGACGTACTGCTCGCCACACCTCTGCTGCGTAGCCTGCGTCGTGCCTGGCCGGAAACCACCATCGATGTGTTGGTCTATGCCCGCAAGGGGAACATGCTGGAAGGTAATCCGGATCTCGACGAAATGATCGAGATTGAGGAGCACCCGGATCGGGGACAGTATTGGCAACTGCTGCGGCGTATCTTCCGGCGCTACGATCTCGCCGTCTCCACCTTGGCCGGTGACCGCCCCAATATCTACGGGCTGTTGGCGGCGCCGCAACGGGTTGGCCTGGTACCGGACCTGCGGTCACAAAACACCTGGAAACGCTGGACCAACCGGGGTTGGGTTCTGCTCGACAACGTCTACACGCATACGGTGGAACAGAACCTGATGCTGGCTCGGGTGCTCGGCATCGAACCGCTGAGGAGAGTGGTGCCGCCAAGGGCGGCGGTTGACGAATCCCGGCTCGGTGAAGCCCTGGGGTTTGATCCGGCTCTCCAACCTTTTGCCGTTATCCACCCCTTTCCCATGTGGCACTACAAACGCTGGACAAAGGCAGGCTGGGAGAGCGTGGTGGATGCGCTCGCACAACGCGGTCTGCGCATAGTCATCACCGGAGGACCGGAGGCGGAGGAACGGGCATTCTGCAGGGAGCTGGCTGCAGGCTATCCTGATAAGGTGATTGATGTTTCGGCTCGCTTCGGTTTCGGTGAACTCTCCATGTTGCTCTCCCGCGCCCGTTGCTTTATCGGTCCGGATACCGCCATGACCCACCTGGCCGCTGCCAATGGTATTCCCACCCTGGCCCTCTATGGCCCAAGTAATCCGGTGAAGTGGGGGCCCTGGCCCAAGGATTATGATTCGGAGAAACCGCCATTCTCCATGGCCTCAAGTGAATGCCAGCGGCAGGGCAACGTCCTATTGCTGCAGCCGCACTATGAGCAGGATTGTGTGCCCTGTCGCGAAGAGGGGTGCGACCGGCACAAGGCGAGTTTTAGCGCCTGCCTTCAAGAGATGCCGGCAGCACGAGTGATCGACGTATTGGATCAGTTGTTGGCCTGA
- a CDS encoding histidine phosphatase family protein, with protein MRIVLLRHGKPDVPDLGRLRASELRHWIKLYNSAGLKRSQRPSDKAVEIAVGCNAVVCSDLPRSIESAEMLGVDEVGFAEPIFREMELPSANWPSPKLQPEIWAVFFRVLWFLGYSANTESLREARLRALSGASRLEAIAEKHGSVILIGHGLLNRSIAKALLKSGWAGPLDPGKNYWGFGVYERRSAL; from the coding sequence ATGCGGATCGTTCTGTTGAGACACGGCAAACCCGACGTTCCCGATTTGGGTCGCTTGAGGGCGAGTGAACTCCGTCACTGGATCAAATTATACAATTCTGCCGGGTTGAAAAGATCACAAAGGCCATCCGATAAAGCTGTTGAAATAGCCGTTGGCTGCAATGCTGTTGTTTGCAGCGACCTGCCGCGTTCCATTGAGTCAGCAGAAATGTTGGGGGTCGATGAAGTGGGTTTTGCAGAGCCGATCTTCAGAGAGATGGAACTGCCCTCTGCCAATTGGCCAAGTCCAAAGCTGCAACCCGAAATATGGGCTGTATTTTTTCGAGTGTTATGGTTTTTGGGGTACTCAGCAAATACTGAATCACTCCGGGAGGCCCGGTTGAGGGCATTGTCCGGTGCAAGCAGGCTTGAAGCGATTGCAGAAAAGCATGGGTCTGTGATCCTGATTGGTCATGGTTTATTAAATCGCTCTATTGCAAAAGCACTATTAAAAAGTGGCTGGGCCGGCCCGCTTGATCCTGGTAAAAACTATTGGGGATTTGGTGTTTATGAGCGCCGGTCAGCACTATGA
- a CDS encoding IS256 family transposase encodes MKKNTVVGLAGRDTIADPLTEMLKAGARQLIQQAVEVELQEMLEDYSGRRTEDGRAGVVRNGYLPERELQTGMGPVTVRIPKVRAKTGKPLTFRSSLVPPYVRKTKSLEAAIPWLYLKGVSSGEMGEALKVLVGPEAQGLSASTVSRLKQVWAQEYRAWCDERLDKDAWVYVWADGVYSGLRSEQTKLCSLVVIGVNERGEKRFLAIEDGVRESTQSWREVLLKLKSRGMNVPELAIGDGAMGFWAALEEVYSETRQQRCWMHKTMNVLNCLPKSAQAKAKQALHAIWQAETKADAEKAFDLFLKTYEPKYPKAAICLQKDRDELMAFYDFPAQHWQSIRTSNPIESTFGTIRHRTKRSKGCLSRDGMLHMMFKLGQCAEKRWRRLRGFDYLAKVITGIKFKDGVEVTEIGQAAA; translated from the coding sequence ATGAAGAAGAATACCGTTGTTGGCCTGGCAGGTCGAGATACGATTGCTGACCCGCTGACAGAGATGCTCAAGGCAGGGGCACGACAGTTGATCCAGCAGGCAGTCGAGGTTGAACTGCAAGAGATGCTTGAAGACTACTCAGGACGACGCACAGAGGATGGCAGGGCCGGTGTCGTGCGCAACGGCTACCTGCCTGAGCGAGAACTGCAGACAGGCATGGGGCCTGTAACAGTCCGGATACCCAAGGTTCGCGCCAAGACGGGCAAGCCGCTGACCTTCCGCTCTTCACTGGTACCTCCCTATGTGCGGAAAACGAAGTCACTGGAGGCAGCGATTCCCTGGTTGTATCTGAAAGGAGTATCCAGTGGTGAGATGGGAGAGGCCCTGAAGGTTCTGGTGGGGCCAGAAGCACAGGGGCTGTCAGCGAGCACTGTGTCACGGTTGAAGCAAGTCTGGGCTCAGGAGTATCGGGCCTGGTGCGATGAGCGGTTGGATAAGGATGCTTGGGTGTATGTCTGGGCAGATGGCGTTTACAGTGGATTAAGATCGGAACAGACCAAGCTGTGTTCGCTGGTGGTGATCGGCGTGAATGAGCGCGGCGAGAAGCGTTTCCTGGCGATTGAGGACGGTGTACGCGAATCAACACAGAGCTGGCGTGAAGTATTGCTGAAATTGAAATCACGGGGAATGAATGTGCCGGAGTTAGCGATTGGTGATGGTGCCATGGGGTTTTGGGCGGCACTCGAAGAGGTCTACAGTGAGACACGCCAACAACGCTGCTGGATGCACAAGACCATGAACGTGCTAAATTGTCTGCCAAAATCAGCTCAGGCGAAGGCAAAACAGGCACTGCATGCGATTTGGCAGGCGGAGACCAAAGCAGATGCCGAGAAAGCCTTTGATCTGTTCCTCAAGACCTATGAGCCAAAATATCCGAAGGCCGCAATCTGTTTGCAAAAAGATCGCGATGAACTGATGGCATTCTATGATTTCCCTGCACAGCACTGGCAGAGCATACGGACCAGCAATCCGATTGAATCAACGTTCGGCACGATCCGTCACCGGACCAAGCGTTCAAAGGGTTGCCTGTCTCGGGACGGCATGCTGCATATGATGTTCAAACTTGGACAGTGTGCCGAGAAGAGATGGAGGCGCCTACGTGGTTTCGATTACCTGGCGAAGGTGATAACCGGAATAAAATTTAAAGATGGTGTCGAAGTGACAGAAATCGGCCAGGCTGCCGCTTGA
- a CDS encoding methyltransferase domain-containing protein gives MDTNQFKKNIETTFNDVSSRYDENKFFSISACRMAELVPFFDNMNILDVSTGTGAVAIEVARKYRHANVEGIDLSLGMLKQAKNKAQEEGIENIIFKQCDVDNISYGDEVFDVVTCGYALFFYPDMEAAYSAICRTIKPGGIFVFSSFTKEAFNPYAELFLTRLEMNYKIEAPSRLRERLKTKQQIEELAAVSDHKSVKVENHPIRYSITISEWWSLLNNAGYKSLLDQLSHEQLIEFKQEHLAEIEAISVEGVIELNTDTLFGVVHV, from the coding sequence ATGGATACAAATCAATTCAAGAAAAACATCGAAACAACATTTAATGATGTTTCGAGCAGATATGATGAAAACAAGTTCTTTTCAATTTCTGCATGTAGAATGGCTGAATTAGTACCGTTTTTTGACAATATGAATATCCTTGATGTTTCTACTGGAACAGGAGCTGTCGCTATTGAGGTGGCAAGAAAATATCGGCATGCAAATGTAGAGGGAATTGATTTATCGTTAGGAATGCTTAAGCAGGCTAAGAATAAGGCTCAAGAAGAAGGAATTGAAAACATCATCTTCAAACAGTGTGACGTAGATAATATTTCTTATGGTGATGAGGTATTTGATGTCGTTACTTGCGGCTATGCACTATTCTTTTACCCAGATATGGAAGCAGCATATTCGGCAATTTGCAGAACAATAAAACCTGGTGGAATATTTGTATTTTCTTCGTTTACAAAAGAGGCTTTCAATCCATATGCGGAACTCTTTCTAACGCGGCTCGAGATGAATTATAAAATAGAGGCTCCATCACGACTTAGAGAAAGACTCAAGACAAAACAGCAAATAGAAGAGTTGGCAGCAGTAAGCGATCATAAAAGCGTCAAGGTAGAAAATCATCCGATTCGCTATTCCATCACTATAAGCGAATGGTGGTCATTGCTTAACAATGCAGGCTACAAATCACTACTTGATCAATTGAGTCATGAACAATTGATAGAATTCAAACAAGAACATCTTGCTGAAATTGAGGCAATTTCTGTAGAGGGTGTCATAGAGCTTAATACAGATACACTGTTTGGAGTTGTGCATGTGTAG